The Bubalus bubalis isolate 160015118507 breed Murrah chromosome 18, NDDB_SH_1, whole genome shotgun sequence genome contains a region encoding:
- the ZNF772 gene encoding zinc finger protein 772 isoform X2 — MAAAVLTDPAQGNVTFEDVFVSFSQEEWGLLDEAQRLLYREVMLENFALMASLGYASSMSHGVSPQELGREPWASDWADTIPALTRETQSAGCWHGMEDDEIRFEQSISVKRVSKGMIPKTIPSSQKAHPCETCGPILRDVLHMAEHQETRPGQKPYLCVACGKQLWFSANFPLHNQHSGEKPHRRDVHRALLVSSCPVQSSETPFTTGEGCEDFPTSSSMFQQHYPLSKWKPQSDTHCAEVFHSGQKHYECSECGKAFSRKDSLVQHQRVHTGERPYKCSECGKTFSRKPILAQHQRIHTGEMPYECGICGKVFNHSSNLIVHQRVHTGARPYKCGECGKAYSHKSTLVQHESIHTGERPYECSECGKYFGHKYRLIKHWSVHTGARPYECIACGKFFSQSSDLIAHQRVHNGEKPYVCSECGKAFSHKHVLMQHLRIHTGERPYKCSECGKAFRQRASLIRHWKVHAGERP; from the exons ATGGCGGCCGCGGTGCTGACGGACCCGGCGCAG GGGAATGTGACCTTTGAGGACGTGTTCGTGTCCTTCTCCCAGGAGGAGTGGGGGCTCCTTGATGAGGCTCAGAGGCTCCTGTACCGCGAAGTGATGCTGGAGAACTTTGCACTGATGGCCTCACTGG GATATGCATCTTCCATGTCCCATGGGGTTTCCCCACAGGAGCTGGGCAGGGAGCCCTGGGCCTCTGACTGGGCCGACACAATTCCAGCCCTGACCAGAGAGACTCAGAGTGCAG GTTGTTGGCATGGAATGGAGGACGATGAGATCCGTTTTGAGCAGAGCATTTCTGTAAAAAGAGTGTCTAAGGGCATGATTCCTAAGACGATTCCATCTTCCCAGAAGGCCCACCCCTGTGAGACATGTGGCCCGATCTTGAGAGATGTTCTGCACATGGCTGAGCACCAGGAAACACGTCCTGGGCAGAAACCATACTTGTGTGTAGCATGTGGGAAACAGCTGTGGTTCAGTGCAAACTTCCCCCTCCACAATCAGCACAGTGGAGAGAAACCCCACAGGAGGGACGTGCACAGGGCCCTTCTTGTGAGCAGCTGCCCTGTCCAGTCATCGGAGACACCTTTTACCACCGGGGAGGGTTGTGAGGATTTCCCAACCAGCTCAAGCATGTTTCAGCAGCATTACCCTCTTAGCAAGTGGAAGCCACAAAGTGACACCCACTGTGCAGAGGTCTTTCACAGTGGACAAAAGCATTATGAGTGCAGCgaatgtgggaaggccttcagCCGCAAAGACTCACTTGTTCAGCACCAGAGAGTCCACACTGGAGAGAGGCCTTACAAGTGCAGCGAATGTGGGAAAACCTTTAGCCGCAAACCCATACTTGCACAGCACCAGAGGATCCACACTGGAGAGATGCCTTATGAGTGTGGCATATGTGGGAAAGTTTTTAATCATAGCTCTAATCTCATTGTACACCAGAGAGTCCACACTGGAGCACGGCCTTACAAGTGCGGCGAATGTGGGAAAGCCTACAGTCACAAATCCACGCTTGTTCAGCACGAGAGTATCCACACCGGAGAAAGGCCTtatgagtgcagtgaatgtgggaaatacTTCGGCCACAAATACAGACTCATTAAGCACTGGAGTGTTCATACTGGGGCACGGCCTTATGAGTGCATTGCATGTGGGAAGTTTTTCAGCCAAAGCTCCGATCTTATTGCCCACCAGAGAGTTCACAATGGTGAGAAGCCGTATGTGTGCAGTGAGTGTGGAAAAGCCTTTAGCCACAAACATGTGCTTATGCAGCACCTTCGAATCCATACTGGAGAAAGGCCGTATAAATGCAGTgagtgtgggaaagccttcaggcaaagggcttccctcatcAGACATTGGAAGGTTCATGCTGGAGAAAGGCCTTAG
- the ZNF772 gene encoding zinc finger protein 772 isoform X1, whose amino-acid sequence MAAAVLTDPAQGNVTFEDVFVSFSQEEWGLLDEAQRLLYREVMLENFALMASLGYASSMSHGVSPQELGREPWASDWADTIPALTRETQSAGSPGCWHGMEDDEIRFEQSISVKRVSKGMIPKTIPSSQKAHPCETCGPILRDVLHMAEHQETRPGQKPYLCVACGKQLWFSANFPLHNQHSGEKPHRRDVHRALLVSSCPVQSSETPFTTGEGCEDFPTSSSMFQQHYPLSKWKPQSDTHCAEVFHSGQKHYECSECGKAFSRKDSLVQHQRVHTGERPYKCSECGKTFSRKPILAQHQRIHTGEMPYECGICGKVFNHSSNLIVHQRVHTGARPYKCGECGKAYSHKSTLVQHESIHTGERPYECSECGKYFGHKYRLIKHWSVHTGARPYECIACGKFFSQSSDLIAHQRVHNGEKPYVCSECGKAFSHKHVLMQHLRIHTGERPYKCSECGKAFRQRASLIRHWKVHAGERP is encoded by the exons ATGGCGGCCGCGGTGCTGACGGACCCGGCGCAG GGGAATGTGACCTTTGAGGACGTGTTCGTGTCCTTCTCCCAGGAGGAGTGGGGGCTCCTTGATGAGGCTCAGAGGCTCCTGTACCGCGAAGTGATGCTGGAGAACTTTGCACTGATGGCCTCACTGG GATATGCATCTTCCATGTCCCATGGGGTTTCCCCACAGGAGCTGGGCAGGGAGCCCTGGGCCTCTGACTGGGCCGACACAATTCCAGCCCTGACCAGAGAGACTCAGAGTGCAGGTAGCCCTG GTTGTTGGCATGGAATGGAGGACGATGAGATCCGTTTTGAGCAGAGCATTTCTGTAAAAAGAGTGTCTAAGGGCATGATTCCTAAGACGATTCCATCTTCCCAGAAGGCCCACCCCTGTGAGACATGTGGCCCGATCTTGAGAGATGTTCTGCACATGGCTGAGCACCAGGAAACACGTCCTGGGCAGAAACCATACTTGTGTGTAGCATGTGGGAAACAGCTGTGGTTCAGTGCAAACTTCCCCCTCCACAATCAGCACAGTGGAGAGAAACCCCACAGGAGGGACGTGCACAGGGCCCTTCTTGTGAGCAGCTGCCCTGTCCAGTCATCGGAGACACCTTTTACCACCGGGGAGGGTTGTGAGGATTTCCCAACCAGCTCAAGCATGTTTCAGCAGCATTACCCTCTTAGCAAGTGGAAGCCACAAAGTGACACCCACTGTGCAGAGGTCTTTCACAGTGGACAAAAGCATTATGAGTGCAGCgaatgtgggaaggccttcagCCGCAAAGACTCACTTGTTCAGCACCAGAGAGTCCACACTGGAGAGAGGCCTTACAAGTGCAGCGAATGTGGGAAAACCTTTAGCCGCAAACCCATACTTGCACAGCACCAGAGGATCCACACTGGAGAGATGCCTTATGAGTGTGGCATATGTGGGAAAGTTTTTAATCATAGCTCTAATCTCATTGTACACCAGAGAGTCCACACTGGAGCACGGCCTTACAAGTGCGGCGAATGTGGGAAAGCCTACAGTCACAAATCCACGCTTGTTCAGCACGAGAGTATCCACACCGGAGAAAGGCCTtatgagtgcagtgaatgtgggaaatacTTCGGCCACAAATACAGACTCATTAAGCACTGGAGTGTTCATACTGGGGCACGGCCTTATGAGTGCATTGCATGTGGGAAGTTTTTCAGCCAAAGCTCCGATCTTATTGCCCACCAGAGAGTTCACAATGGTGAGAAGCCGTATGTGTGCAGTGAGTGTGGAAAAGCCTTTAGCCACAAACATGTGCTTATGCAGCACCTTCGAATCCATACTGGAGAAAGGCCGTATAAATGCAGTgagtgtgggaaagccttcaggcaaagggcttccctcatcAGACATTGGAAGGTTCATGCTGGAGAAAGGCCTTAG
- the ZNF772 gene encoding zinc finger protein 772 isoform X4, giving the protein MAAAVLTDPAQGNVTFEDVFVSFSQEEWGLLDEAQRLLYREVMLENFALMASLGCWHGMEDDEIRFEQSISVKRVSKGMIPKTIPSSQKAHPCETCGPILRDVLHMAEHQETRPGQKPYLCVACGKQLWFSANFPLHNQHSGEKPHRRDVHRALLVSSCPVQSSETPFTTGEGCEDFPTSSSMFQQHYPLSKWKPQSDTHCAEVFHSGQKHYECSECGKAFSRKDSLVQHQRVHTGERPYKCSECGKTFSRKPILAQHQRIHTGEMPYECGICGKVFNHSSNLIVHQRVHTGARPYKCGECGKAYSHKSTLVQHESIHTGERPYECSECGKYFGHKYRLIKHWSVHTGARPYECIACGKFFSQSSDLIAHQRVHNGEKPYVCSECGKAFSHKHVLMQHLRIHTGERPYKCSECGKAFRQRASLIRHWKVHAGERP; this is encoded by the exons ATGGCGGCCGCGGTGCTGACGGACCCGGCGCAG GGGAATGTGACCTTTGAGGACGTGTTCGTGTCCTTCTCCCAGGAGGAGTGGGGGCTCCTTGATGAGGCTCAGAGGCTCCTGTACCGCGAAGTGATGCTGGAGAACTTTGCACTGATGGCCTCACTGG GTTGTTGGCATGGAATGGAGGACGATGAGATCCGTTTTGAGCAGAGCATTTCTGTAAAAAGAGTGTCTAAGGGCATGATTCCTAAGACGATTCCATCTTCCCAGAAGGCCCACCCCTGTGAGACATGTGGCCCGATCTTGAGAGATGTTCTGCACATGGCTGAGCACCAGGAAACACGTCCTGGGCAGAAACCATACTTGTGTGTAGCATGTGGGAAACAGCTGTGGTTCAGTGCAAACTTCCCCCTCCACAATCAGCACAGTGGAGAGAAACCCCACAGGAGGGACGTGCACAGGGCCCTTCTTGTGAGCAGCTGCCCTGTCCAGTCATCGGAGACACCTTTTACCACCGGGGAGGGTTGTGAGGATTTCCCAACCAGCTCAAGCATGTTTCAGCAGCATTACCCTCTTAGCAAGTGGAAGCCACAAAGTGACACCCACTGTGCAGAGGTCTTTCACAGTGGACAAAAGCATTATGAGTGCAGCgaatgtgggaaggccttcagCCGCAAAGACTCACTTGTTCAGCACCAGAGAGTCCACACTGGAGAGAGGCCTTACAAGTGCAGCGAATGTGGGAAAACCTTTAGCCGCAAACCCATACTTGCACAGCACCAGAGGATCCACACTGGAGAGATGCCTTATGAGTGTGGCATATGTGGGAAAGTTTTTAATCATAGCTCTAATCTCATTGTACACCAGAGAGTCCACACTGGAGCACGGCCTTACAAGTGCGGCGAATGTGGGAAAGCCTACAGTCACAAATCCACGCTTGTTCAGCACGAGAGTATCCACACCGGAGAAAGGCCTtatgagtgcagtgaatgtgggaaatacTTCGGCCACAAATACAGACTCATTAAGCACTGGAGTGTTCATACTGGGGCACGGCCTTATGAGTGCATTGCATGTGGGAAGTTTTTCAGCCAAAGCTCCGATCTTATTGCCCACCAGAGAGTTCACAATGGTGAGAAGCCGTATGTGTGCAGTGAGTGTGGAAAAGCCTTTAGCCACAAACATGTGCTTATGCAGCACCTTCGAATCCATACTGGAGAAAGGCCGTATAAATGCAGTgagtgtgggaaagccttcaggcaaagggcttccctcatcAGACATTGGAAGGTTCATGCTGGAGAAAGGCCTTAG
- the ZNF772 gene encoding zinc finger protein 772 isoform X5 has protein sequence MLENFALMASLGYASSMSHGVSPQELGREPWASDWADTIPALTRETQSAGSPGCWHGMEDDEIRFEQSISVKRVSKGMIPKTIPSSQKAHPCETCGPILRDVLHMAEHQETRPGQKPYLCVACGKQLWFSANFPLHNQHSGEKPHRRDVHRALLVSSCPVQSSETPFTTGEGCEDFPTSSSMFQQHYPLSKWKPQSDTHCAEVFHSGQKHYECSECGKAFSRKDSLVQHQRVHTGERPYKCSECGKTFSRKPILAQHQRIHTGEMPYECGICGKVFNHSSNLIVHQRVHTGARPYKCGECGKAYSHKSTLVQHESIHTGERPYECSECGKYFGHKYRLIKHWSVHTGARPYECIACGKFFSQSSDLIAHQRVHNGEKPYVCSECGKAFSHKHVLMQHLRIHTGERPYKCSECGKAFRQRASLIRHWKVHAGERP, from the exons ATGCTGGAGAACTTTGCACTGATGGCCTCACTGG GATATGCATCTTCCATGTCCCATGGGGTTTCCCCACAGGAGCTGGGCAGGGAGCCCTGGGCCTCTGACTGGGCCGACACAATTCCAGCCCTGACCAGAGAGACTCAGAGTGCAGGTAGCCCTG GTTGTTGGCATGGAATGGAGGACGATGAGATCCGTTTTGAGCAGAGCATTTCTGTAAAAAGAGTGTCTAAGGGCATGATTCCTAAGACGATTCCATCTTCCCAGAAGGCCCACCCCTGTGAGACATGTGGCCCGATCTTGAGAGATGTTCTGCACATGGCTGAGCACCAGGAAACACGTCCTGGGCAGAAACCATACTTGTGTGTAGCATGTGGGAAACAGCTGTGGTTCAGTGCAAACTTCCCCCTCCACAATCAGCACAGTGGAGAGAAACCCCACAGGAGGGACGTGCACAGGGCCCTTCTTGTGAGCAGCTGCCCTGTCCAGTCATCGGAGACACCTTTTACCACCGGGGAGGGTTGTGAGGATTTCCCAACCAGCTCAAGCATGTTTCAGCAGCATTACCCTCTTAGCAAGTGGAAGCCACAAAGTGACACCCACTGTGCAGAGGTCTTTCACAGTGGACAAAAGCATTATGAGTGCAGCgaatgtgggaaggccttcagCCGCAAAGACTCACTTGTTCAGCACCAGAGAGTCCACACTGGAGAGAGGCCTTACAAGTGCAGCGAATGTGGGAAAACCTTTAGCCGCAAACCCATACTTGCACAGCACCAGAGGATCCACACTGGAGAGATGCCTTATGAGTGTGGCATATGTGGGAAAGTTTTTAATCATAGCTCTAATCTCATTGTACACCAGAGAGTCCACACTGGAGCACGGCCTTACAAGTGCGGCGAATGTGGGAAAGCCTACAGTCACAAATCCACGCTTGTTCAGCACGAGAGTATCCACACCGGAGAAAGGCCTtatgagtgcagtgaatgtgggaaatacTTCGGCCACAAATACAGACTCATTAAGCACTGGAGTGTTCATACTGGGGCACGGCCTTATGAGTGCATTGCATGTGGGAAGTTTTTCAGCCAAAGCTCCGATCTTATTGCCCACCAGAGAGTTCACAATGGTGAGAAGCCGTATGTGTGCAGTGAGTGTGGAAAAGCCTTTAGCCACAAACATGTGCTTATGCAGCACCTTCGAATCCATACTGGAGAAAGGCCGTATAAATGCAGTgagtgtgggaaagccttcaggcaaagggcttccctcatcAGACATTGGAAGGTTCATGCTGGAGAAAGGCCTTAG
- the ZNF772 gene encoding zinc finger protein 772 isoform X3, whose translation MAAAVLTDPAQEEWGLLDEAQRLLYREVMLENFALMASLGYASSMSHGVSPQELGREPWASDWADTIPALTRETQSAGSPGCWHGMEDDEIRFEQSISVKRVSKGMIPKTIPSSQKAHPCETCGPILRDVLHMAEHQETRPGQKPYLCVACGKQLWFSANFPLHNQHSGEKPHRRDVHRALLVSSCPVQSSETPFTTGEGCEDFPTSSSMFQQHYPLSKWKPQSDTHCAEVFHSGQKHYECSECGKAFSRKDSLVQHQRVHTGERPYKCSECGKTFSRKPILAQHQRIHTGEMPYECGICGKVFNHSSNLIVHQRVHTGARPYKCGECGKAYSHKSTLVQHESIHTGERPYECSECGKYFGHKYRLIKHWSVHTGARPYECIACGKFFSQSSDLIAHQRVHNGEKPYVCSECGKAFSHKHVLMQHLRIHTGERPYKCSECGKAFRQRASLIRHWKVHAGERP comes from the exons ATGGCGGCCGCGGTGCTGACGGACCCGGCGCAG GAGGAGTGGGGGCTCCTTGATGAGGCTCAGAGGCTCCTGTACCGCGAAGTGATGCTGGAGAACTTTGCACTGATGGCCTCACTGG GATATGCATCTTCCATGTCCCATGGGGTTTCCCCACAGGAGCTGGGCAGGGAGCCCTGGGCCTCTGACTGGGCCGACACAATTCCAGCCCTGACCAGAGAGACTCAGAGTGCAGGTAGCCCTG GTTGTTGGCATGGAATGGAGGACGATGAGATCCGTTTTGAGCAGAGCATTTCTGTAAAAAGAGTGTCTAAGGGCATGATTCCTAAGACGATTCCATCTTCCCAGAAGGCCCACCCCTGTGAGACATGTGGCCCGATCTTGAGAGATGTTCTGCACATGGCTGAGCACCAGGAAACACGTCCTGGGCAGAAACCATACTTGTGTGTAGCATGTGGGAAACAGCTGTGGTTCAGTGCAAACTTCCCCCTCCACAATCAGCACAGTGGAGAGAAACCCCACAGGAGGGACGTGCACAGGGCCCTTCTTGTGAGCAGCTGCCCTGTCCAGTCATCGGAGACACCTTTTACCACCGGGGAGGGTTGTGAGGATTTCCCAACCAGCTCAAGCATGTTTCAGCAGCATTACCCTCTTAGCAAGTGGAAGCCACAAAGTGACACCCACTGTGCAGAGGTCTTTCACAGTGGACAAAAGCATTATGAGTGCAGCgaatgtgggaaggccttcagCCGCAAAGACTCACTTGTTCAGCACCAGAGAGTCCACACTGGAGAGAGGCCTTACAAGTGCAGCGAATGTGGGAAAACCTTTAGCCGCAAACCCATACTTGCACAGCACCAGAGGATCCACACTGGAGAGATGCCTTATGAGTGTGGCATATGTGGGAAAGTTTTTAATCATAGCTCTAATCTCATTGTACACCAGAGAGTCCACACTGGAGCACGGCCTTACAAGTGCGGCGAATGTGGGAAAGCCTACAGTCACAAATCCACGCTTGTTCAGCACGAGAGTATCCACACCGGAGAAAGGCCTtatgagtgcagtgaatgtgggaaatacTTCGGCCACAAATACAGACTCATTAAGCACTGGAGTGTTCATACTGGGGCACGGCCTTATGAGTGCATTGCATGTGGGAAGTTTTTCAGCCAAAGCTCCGATCTTATTGCCCACCAGAGAGTTCACAATGGTGAGAAGCCGTATGTGTGCAGTGAGTGTGGAAAAGCCTTTAGCCACAAACATGTGCTTATGCAGCACCTTCGAATCCATACTGGAGAAAGGCCGTATAAATGCAGTgagtgtgggaaagccttcaggcaaagggcttccctcatcAGACATTGGAAGGTTCATGCTGGAGAAAGGCCTTAG
- the ZNF772 gene encoding zinc finger protein 772 isoform X6, producing the protein MAAAVLTDPAQEEWGLLDEAQRLLYREVMLENFALMASLGCWHGMEDDEIRFEQSISVKRVSKGMIPKTIPSSQKAHPCETCGPILRDVLHMAEHQETRPGQKPYLCVACGKQLWFSANFPLHNQHSGEKPHRRDVHRALLVSSCPVQSSETPFTTGEGCEDFPTSSSMFQQHYPLSKWKPQSDTHCAEVFHSGQKHYECSECGKAFSRKDSLVQHQRVHTGERPYKCSECGKTFSRKPILAQHQRIHTGEMPYECGICGKVFNHSSNLIVHQRVHTGARPYKCGECGKAYSHKSTLVQHESIHTGERPYECSECGKYFGHKYRLIKHWSVHTGARPYECIACGKFFSQSSDLIAHQRVHNGEKPYVCSECGKAFSHKHVLMQHLRIHTGERPYKCSECGKAFRQRASLIRHWKVHAGERP; encoded by the exons ATGGCGGCCGCGGTGCTGACGGACCCGGCGCAG GAGGAGTGGGGGCTCCTTGATGAGGCTCAGAGGCTCCTGTACCGCGAAGTGATGCTGGAGAACTTTGCACTGATGGCCTCACTGG GTTGTTGGCATGGAATGGAGGACGATGAGATCCGTTTTGAGCAGAGCATTTCTGTAAAAAGAGTGTCTAAGGGCATGATTCCTAAGACGATTCCATCTTCCCAGAAGGCCCACCCCTGTGAGACATGTGGCCCGATCTTGAGAGATGTTCTGCACATGGCTGAGCACCAGGAAACACGTCCTGGGCAGAAACCATACTTGTGTGTAGCATGTGGGAAACAGCTGTGGTTCAGTGCAAACTTCCCCCTCCACAATCAGCACAGTGGAGAGAAACCCCACAGGAGGGACGTGCACAGGGCCCTTCTTGTGAGCAGCTGCCCTGTCCAGTCATCGGAGACACCTTTTACCACCGGGGAGGGTTGTGAGGATTTCCCAACCAGCTCAAGCATGTTTCAGCAGCATTACCCTCTTAGCAAGTGGAAGCCACAAAGTGACACCCACTGTGCAGAGGTCTTTCACAGTGGACAAAAGCATTATGAGTGCAGCgaatgtgggaaggccttcagCCGCAAAGACTCACTTGTTCAGCACCAGAGAGTCCACACTGGAGAGAGGCCTTACAAGTGCAGCGAATGTGGGAAAACCTTTAGCCGCAAACCCATACTTGCACAGCACCAGAGGATCCACACTGGAGAGATGCCTTATGAGTGTGGCATATGTGGGAAAGTTTTTAATCATAGCTCTAATCTCATTGTACACCAGAGAGTCCACACTGGAGCACGGCCTTACAAGTGCGGCGAATGTGGGAAAGCCTACAGTCACAAATCCACGCTTGTTCAGCACGAGAGTATCCACACCGGAGAAAGGCCTtatgagtgcagtgaatgtgggaaatacTTCGGCCACAAATACAGACTCATTAAGCACTGGAGTGTTCATACTGGGGCACGGCCTTATGAGTGCATTGCATGTGGGAAGTTTTTCAGCCAAAGCTCCGATCTTATTGCCCACCAGAGAGTTCACAATGGTGAGAAGCCGTATGTGTGCAGTGAGTGTGGAAAAGCCTTTAGCCACAAACATGTGCTTATGCAGCACCTTCGAATCCATACTGGAGAAAGGCCGTATAAATGCAGTgagtgtgggaaagccttcaggcaaagggcttccctcatcAGACATTGGAAGGTTCATGCTGGAGAAAGGCCTTAG